TGGCCTTTTTGATAATTTGTTCAATAGTCATTTGCAGTCTTTTAGTATTTTATGCTATAATCAATATAATCATAATATTATAAAATTGTGAATAAGTCAATTTGATATTTATCAATTGCCGATTTGTAATATTGCTTAATGCTTGTCAAAAAACACAATAAAAAATTCTTGTTAAGAGCAGCTAGTCTGGGTATTTTTATATTTCTAGGCGCTGTTTTTTTATTGGGAAATGTTAATTTATCTTTGGCGGCAACAGCTGATGAATTAGCCTGGAATGGTCAGCAAGCTCAATTTGAACAGCAGACTGGTCTGTCTTCAACTAATCCTGTGATTGTGGTGACGAGAATTATCCAAATATTTTTAGGCTTCCTGGGTTTTATTGCAGTTATTTTAATAATTTATGCTGGTTTTTTATGGATGACTAGTGCGGGGGATGCGGATAAGGTTAAGAAGGCCAAGGATATTCTTAAAAATGCCTTTATCGGTTTGATAATAATCCTGTCTTCGGTTGGAATTGTTACTTTTATTTTAAATATGCTTATCAATGATAACGGTTCTGGCAGTGGCAATGGCGCTGGTGGCGGACCTGGTAATGTGCCACCAGGAACAGGGGCAATCGGCAATTGTGCGATTGTAGACTATTATCCAGCGGCCAATCAGCGCGAGGTGCCGAGAAATTCAGTAGTATTGGTAACTTTTCGTGAGGCATTCAAATTTGATACAGTGGCTGACAATAATTTAGACATCAATACCAGTAATGTAAAATTATTCAATAAATGTAATGATACTTGCCAAGTTAGCACGGGTAAGGGTTGCGATGCTTGCTTGGTAGAGGCGACGGCGACATCAACAGACGACAACAAAACATTAGTTATAATGCCAAAGGCTTATCTTGGTTCGCCGACTGAAAATGTGAATTATTACATGGTTATGAATAATGGCATTCAGAATAATAAAGGGAAGGGCATTTTTGGTAACTGTACTCCGGATTCAGCAGCTTGGTCTTTTGAGGTGAACACAATGTTGGATTTGGATCCACCTCAAGTTTTAAAAAGAGATCAGGGGGGCGTTTTCCCTTTGCCAGATAGTCAAAAGGATGTACCTTTGACAAATACAGCCGCCAAGGCGGTCGGAGGAATTACAGTTAATGATATTAATGTTAAAACTTTGGTAAAGGCTAGTATTGCAAGTGTTGTAAAAAATCCTGCTAACGCTGGATGGGGCAATATTGATAAAAATTTAAGCAATATTAATAATGGCTGCCAGGCGAGCCAGATAAAAATTGGCGTAAATGCTGCCTTGACGGCAACGCTAAAGGTTGGAACTGCCAACGCAGGAGTTGGTAAGATTAGTGATGATAAGAAAGTTTTTAATTTTGATTACTGTGATTTAAAAATTGTCCTTGAAAATGATAAAAATTTTCTAACTGAATGCGGAACAGGTGGTTGTGTTTGGGACATGAGCATTACGCCTTATCAAGAGCCTGATTATTTAATGATCGGAAGTTATCAATATATTTTTGTAAATTCAGGCACTAATTCTAATGAAATTGCCCTTGGAGCCAATCTACTGACCAAAAATAGCATTGCTGCGGCGATAGCAAGTAAGAATTATTCAGATGTTACGGCTACTGTTTTAGCCAATATTGTAACATTGACTGCGCAAAAAGCGGGCAATGTCGGCAATGGTATAAGTATTTCCGTTAGCAATCCAAATCTTTTTACTGTGACGGCAATGTATGGCGGAGCGGACTTAAATGACAATGTTGACGTTAAGGGAGTGCGAGATGAGCCGCGTAATGCGATTATTAAGATGAATTATAATGATCAAATGTTGCCGATCAACGTTTCCGGAGAGGCGACTGTTAACTCTTCTATTTTTGTCCAATGCGTAAATGCGGGCAATTGTAATGATGCTAATTATTTTTTTGATTGCAATGCCGGCAATAAATGTGTGAAAGGTAAGTTTAAAATTTCTAATCAATATAAGACAGTGGAGTTTCAGAGTAATAATGAGTGTGGTGTGAATAGTTGTGGTGAAAAAATTTACTGTTTGCCGGCTAATACTGAATTACACGTCGGTATGAAGGCGGCAACGCTGGCTGTTTGCGCCAGTGACGGCGATTGCACAAGTAAAAATCCTTTTAACAAATGTGTTGGCGGTCATTGTCAGGACGTAACTCTTGGCAAGAACTATCCCTTAGCAAACACAAGTTTCGACGGCTTAATGGATAAAGCAAGGAACTCACTTGATGGTAATCGCAATGCCTTGGCAATCGGTCCGGTAGCTTTCTATAATGAAAATACCACCCTCGGCTTGGGTGATAGTTTTGAATGGTTATTTTTTATTACTGATAAAATTGATTTAACTCCACCAAAGGTTGTTAGCACTTTGCCGGCAGGTGGAGGCGCCCCTATTGCAGAGCCAGTTAAAATGAGTTTTAGTAAGATAATGATGTCCTCAAGTCTTATTCCGGGTTATGTCATGATTCCTGATATGTCCAACAATGACAATGAAATGAAGCACAAAACTCTTAATATTTGGGCGAAGAGTGGTTTTCCAATCGGTTATTGGGTGACAAGTGAAGATAGTTATGACGCAATGCAGATCGGAAGAACGAATGTGAATATTAATCATTCTGATTTTGATGATTATAATAACTATCGTGCACAGTCTGGGTCAGGAATTAAAGATATTTATCAGAATTGTTTTAAGCCAAGTGACAAAGTTTCACCTAACTGCACGGCTAATGGTAAACCGTCTTGTTGTAACGGTGTGGCAACTGATGCTTTAAACAATGAAGGAAATTGTGCTAATTAATTAGCAATTACAAATTATAAATAATGAAAGCAAAAAACGTAAAAAAATTAATTCTTCCAATTATACTGTTAACATTAGCAATGACGGTTTTTTTGGCTGCACCAGCTTTGGCTCAACTTAATCCTTGGGGTCAATCGAGCGCCATTCAGGATCAAACCGGTTTGTCAGCGACAAGTCCTGTTTTGGTGGTTGCTAATATTATTAAATTTGTTTTAGGTTTTCTAGGTTTTATTACTTTAATTTTGATAATATATGCCGGCTTCCTTTGGATGATGTCTAACGGCAATGCTGATAGGGTGGCCAAGGCGAAAAAAACTATAATTGCAGCCGTGGTTGGCTTGACTATTGTCTTGTCCTCTTATGGAATTGCTAGCTTTGTTTTAAATTTATTACTTGATGGTAATGGTGGGAATGGTGGATCAGCCCTTTGTGCTAACGGCAATGAGACTACTTGTTGCAGTGGTAGCGGAACACGACTTTGCATTGATGGTGTTTGGGGTGCTTGCAGCAATTCTTTTTGTGATGGTTATGGCGGTTCTGGAGGAACTTCTTTTCCAGCGGGAGCCGGTTTGGGAGAATCTTGCGGAACGACTCCTGGTAACTGTGAAGCGTCAACAACTTGTGCTATTGGCTTGAATTGTGATATTGCTGCTTGTACTTGTCAGGGTCCGCCAGTGATTGACTGGGTAAGTCCGGTGGGTGGATTTTGCTGGAATAAGCTTGGCAGCTCGACTGATTCAGCTTGTTTAACCGACCAGGATTGTTCGAATGTAACAGCTGGGCCGGGAACTTGTGCAACTAGTACACCTAATGGTGCGGTGAATTCAATGATGACAATTGGTGGACGTTACTTTGCGTCAGCGACTTCGACGCCGGCCATTGGTAAAGTTTATTTTAAAACTGCAGCTGGGGCAGATGTGGAGGCGAAATTAGCCAATAATCCTGCCGGTGGCAATGCGCAATGTACTAATGTCTGGAGCAGTGACAAGGTGGTCGTATTGGTTCCTGGTAACGTGGCCGATACTAGTTTAATTAAAATTAGAAGAGCAGACGGCGAAGAGGATACCACTAATAATCAAGAAAGGGGCCCGATTATTCCTAATTTTTTAAAAAATAATATTATTAGACCAGGCTTGTGTAGTATCAGTCCTAATGGCGGAGTGATCGGTAAAGAAATAAAATACTTTGGAGTTAATTTGTCGGGTGCAAGTGCTTTCTTCGGTAGTTATTCAGTCGCAGCTATTCCGGGTGATAGCTCCGTCTTTGTTGGTGATTTGTCTGGGAAAACTAATGTGCCCAACATGCAAGCTGGCAAAACTACCACTTATATTCAAAAAGGCCTAACAAATAGTAATTATTATCCTTTCGAAAAGCTAAAAGAGGGAGTGGGTGAGCCACGTATCATTAGCTTTGACCCGATAAAAGGTAACAGTGGACAGTATGTCACTATTCATGGTGCTGATTTTGGCTATGCGACTGCGGCACAACTGGGAATTACTAATCATGTTTATTTGGATAATAATCTAACTGATAATGACAAGGGTGTTGAAGCTTCTTTTGCTTTTCCTGATGTTTGTACTGAGAGTGTCTGGAGTGATAAGCAAATTATTTTTAAAGTAGCTTCTTCTACCAAGCTTATTGATAATGCAAAATATTATGTAGTTATTGCCACCAAGGACTGGGTGATTGATAGTGGTAATTTACTTACGATTGGTGGTATTTCTCCAACCTTTACTTTTAGTTCTTCAACGCCTTTATCACCAAGCCTATGTTTAATTTCTCCCAAGATTGGTATGCCAAACATTACCGACGTGAGTCTGTATGGTGAGTATTTTGGCAATAAGGTGGCTGGTAAAGTTAAATTTTATAAAAATGTTGATATCTCCGGTTTTAATGATTCTTCTTGGTTGTATAATAGCGCTGATAAGTTTTATCAGGTAGCGACCAAAACACCAGTGACAGCGATTAGTGGTCCCGTGGTTGTTTCGCAAGGAGTTAATATTAGTAATAGTCTCAATTTTGAAGTCGGTTCTTGTTTGGCGGTTGGAGGTACCCAGCAAGATAAAAATATCGCTTGCGGTTCTATCTGCTGTCCAGAAAATAGCAGTATGGCTGGTCAGTGTGCTGATACCATGAACACTTGTTATGTTGGTGGGGCGCTAACTTCTGTCTATGAATGGGATTTTGATACAAGTAAAAAGGGCGCAATTGGCGAACCTTGTGATGCGGCCACTTCGACGGCTGTTTGTGAGCCTGACAACACTAAATGTGCTAGTGGCTTAGTCTGTAAGGCCGACAAAGATTGTACTTGCCAACCAGATGTTAGCGCTTGCTCCTCTTATGATTTATTACAATGTATTGATACTTTGTTTTGTCCAAATTCACCAGGAAAATGTTCTCCATATCAAGGTGGGGAAAATTTATTTGACACAAATGTGACTTGCTCGACGGTGAATAGCAGTGACTTGATTTATAATGCAAATTTAAATCGTTATGCAAGTTCAACGCAGAATTGTTCCTTGGGGGCGACGACTAAAGATGTTTTAGGCAAAGATGTTCAGACTTTTTGTGCTCTTTACAACCAGTCTCCGCGTTACCAATTTAAAACCAGTATGAGTTGTCCTACCGGTTGGACTTTGGCCCTTGGTGGCGTTTGCGTGGACTTGGTTAATAGTTGTAATTTGTGTGCCGGCAATTTGAAATGCGCGGATAATAGTGGTACCGGTGTTTGTGTTGATGATAGGCCAGTTTGTTCGAGTGGGTCGAAATGTGTTAGCGAAAAATGTGTTAAAGATGATAAGGCTTCTTGTGATTGTTGTTGTGAAATAGGTAAAGAAGGTGACTGTTGTGCTGGCTTAACTTGCGGTGGTACTTGCGGCAGTGACACTACAAACGATGGTGCTGGTTTTGGTGAGTGTAGTGGCTGTAACATTGACGGCGATCAAAGCAAGTCAGATTTGGCTTGTAATTGTAGTGGTACTAATGGAAAATATTGTGACATGACGGCAGCCAGTAATAAAGGCGTTTGCCTAGACTGTGCGTCCTTGCCAGCAGATTCTTGTTCTGATCATAGTTCGACCTGTTGTGTTGATGGTGTGAATGGCAATAAATGTGCCGGCGGCGCGGGAAATCTTGCTTTAGATATTTTTAAAGTTCCAGCTAAAGACGCCTATTGCGCTTATTATGATTGTAATAGTAATGGCACTTGTGGCGTGGCAAGCACGACGGGGCAATATTTTAATGACAATACTTGTAATCAGGAATGCACCTTGACTTTGGCGGGGGCAAAGTGTTCCAAGGTGGTTTCGAACGCAACTAAATGTTCTTATGATTTTTGTAAGGATTTATATTGTTTGGATGAGTCTGGCGATAAATTAGCCGGTTGCGATGCTAATGGTAATAATTGCACGCCTTGCACTGATGGCACATGTGGTAATTGTTGTTGTGATCCGGCAAAAACCGGAACTGATCCAAATGATGCTACGACTTATGATAAATGTAAAAAAATTAACTCTGTTTTAGATTGTCGAGCCAATGTCGGCCCCTG
The Patescibacteria group bacterium genome window above contains:
- a CDS encoding Ig-like domain-containing protein; amino-acid sequence: MLVKKHNKKFLLRAASLGIFIFLGAVFLLGNVNLSLAATADELAWNGQQAQFEQQTGLSSTNPVIVVTRIIQIFLGFLGFIAVILIIYAGFLWMTSAGDADKVKKAKDILKNAFIGLIIILSSVGIVTFILNMLINDNGSGSGNGAGGGPGNVPPGTGAIGNCAIVDYYPAANQREVPRNSVVLVTFREAFKFDTVADNNLDINTSNVKLFNKCNDTCQVSTGKGCDACLVEATATSTDDNKTLVIMPKAYLGSPTENVNYYMVMNNGIQNNKGKGIFGNCTPDSAAWSFEVNTMLDLDPPQVLKRDQGGVFPLPDSQKDVPLTNTAAKAVGGITVNDINVKTLVKASIASVVKNPANAGWGNIDKNLSNINNGCQASQIKIGVNAALTATLKVGTANAGVGKISDDKKVFNFDYCDLKIVLENDKNFLTECGTGGCVWDMSITPYQEPDYLMIGSYQYIFVNSGTNSNEIALGANLLTKNSIAAAIASKNYSDVTATVLANIVTLTAQKAGNVGNGISISVSNPNLFTVTAMYGGADLNDNVDVKGVRDEPRNAIIKMNYNDQMLPINVSGEATVNSSIFVQCVNAGNCNDANYFFDCNAGNKCVKGKFKISNQYKTVEFQSNNECGVNSCGEKIYCLPANTELHVGMKAATLAVCASDGDCTSKNPFNKCVGGHCQDVTLGKNYPLANTSFDGLMDKARNSLDGNRNALAIGPVAFYNENTTLGLGDSFEWLFFITDKIDLTPPKVVSTLPAGGGAPIAEPVKMSFSKIMMSSSLIPGYVMIPDMSNNDNEMKHKTLNIWAKSGFPIGYWVTSEDSYDAMQIGRTNVNINHSDFDDYNNYRAQSGSGIKDIYQNCFKPSDKVSPNCTANGKPSCCNGVATDALNNEGNCAN
- a CDS encoding Ig-like domain-containing protein codes for the protein MKAKNVKKLILPIILLTLAMTVFLAAPALAQLNPWGQSSAIQDQTGLSATSPVLVVANIIKFVLGFLGFITLILIIYAGFLWMMSNGNADRVAKAKKTIIAAVVGLTIVLSSYGIASFVLNLLLDGNGGNGGSALCANGNETTCCSGSGTRLCIDGVWGACSNSFCDGYGGSGGTSFPAGAGLGESCGTTPGNCEASTTCAIGLNCDIAACTCQGPPVIDWVSPVGGFCWNKLGSSTDSACLTDQDCSNVTAGPGTCATSTPNGAVNSMMTIGGRYFASATSTPAIGKVYFKTAAGADVEAKLANNPAGGNAQCTNVWSSDKVVVLVPGNVADTSLIKIRRADGEEDTTNNQERGPIIPNFLKNNIIRPGLCSISPNGGVIGKEIKYFGVNLSGASAFFGSYSVAAIPGDSSVFVGDLSGKTNVPNMQAGKTTTYIQKGLTNSNYYPFEKLKEGVGEPRIISFDPIKGNSGQYVTIHGADFGYATAAQLGITNHVYLDNNLTDNDKGVEASFAFPDVCTESVWSDKQIIFKVASSTKLIDNAKYYVVIATKDWVIDSGNLLTIGGISPTFTFSSSTPLSPSLCLISPKIGMPNITDVSLYGEYFGNKVAGKVKFYKNVDISGFNDSSWLYNSADKFYQVATKTPVTAISGPVVVSQGVNISNSLNFEVGSCLAVGGTQQDKNIACGSICCPENSSMAGQCADTMNTCYVGGALTSVYEWDFDTSKKGAIGEPCDAATSTAVCEPDNTKCASGLVCKADKDCTCQPDVSACSSYDLLQCIDTLFCPNSPGKCSPYQGGENLFDTNVTCSTVNSSDLIYNANLNRYASSTQNCSLGATTKDVLGKDVQTFCALYNQSPRYQFKTSMSCPTGWTLALGGVCVDLVNSCNLCAGNLKCADNSGTGVCVDDRPVCSSGSKCVSEKCVKDDKASCDCCCEIGKEGDCCAGLTCGGTCGSDTTNDGAGFGECSGCNIDGDQSKSDLACNCSGTNGKYCDMTAASNKGVCLDCASLPADSCSDHSSTCCVDGVNGNKCAGGAGNLALDIFKVPAKDAYCAYYDCNSNGTCGVASTTGQYFNDNTCNQECTLTLAGAKCSKVVSNATKCSYDFCKDLYCLDESGDKLAGCDANGNNCTPCTDGTCGNCCCDPAKTGTDPNDATTYDKCKKINSVLDCRANVGPCDGAGRGLCCGCSDDQSCGDEGVSNGCSTDTCCRARPNVASSSPADDATAVCRNAKIEVTFDQVMDINSFSDNTIVAGDYGTGQCPAETQYVAMTGMSDKHNLFARIYYRVIDFIEPILPTSIANALMMPTTNNYCAIPGSVSGYVTAGDKAVLEFSPKKLLDTKRLYYVIIKGDENLNSKTGVKSNWGVGMNGESMDAGIMFNGITYKNSHVLSFETLGSQGANKGVCLVNKVSINPSSYLFQTNINNFGDDVYGSANFDKVKDSDKVFISKALSIDGQLLSGISGVYDWSWGWNSTNQGVASNVSLAELPDYESLVKVKDGVVEGKTDIGAKLTITASSLDGSSLGASLSATSKVYVFICANPWPPVKDDGTWLPWIDSNTNCDINSGACNNANFESYYCRDLGSDSTLDDLPAIGNNDSIVHGTSSQKSMADLVKEVYFFRGREASTNNSATFTAAVNSMAIDGGEVSVNWSDNAFDVLSVKNYKVYWGVKTGSHTFSRVVSPDLNSVNINGLKNNTTYYFNMTAIASDSGAESEFLKNEDIVVLVKDVYSPAKVENFTATYSDSNSMLLNWNKVNGNPAKYIIYYGVNNGYGYSKEVSSLSSSVVIAGLTNGGSYNFGIIAVDLSGNASATTTVQAILNP